Proteins encoded by one window of Salvia splendens isolate huo1 chromosome 14, SspV2, whole genome shotgun sequence:
- the LOC121764845 gene encoding probable carbohydrate esterase At4g34215, producing MNPIGWLTFLCCSTIVSCIDQPQNIFILAGQSNMAGRGGLINGAWDQQVPAECQPSPKILRLNGKLAWEVAHDPLHVDIDYKVAGIGPGMSFANTMLAKDPTIGVIGLVPCAVGGTKIEEWAKGMKLYNDMIDRTKAALKDGGALRALLWYQGESDTKFLQDTEAYKANFEKFITDVRADLQMPTLPVVQVIIMSGDGKFVEEMRENQRAIKVENLKQVDSKGLELKTDNVHLSTAGEIKLGQMLADAFLQF from the exons ATGAATCCCATTGGTTGGTTAACCTTTTTGTGCTGCTCAACAATTGTGAGCTGCATTGACCAACCCCAAAACATATTCATATTGGCCGGACAAAGCAACATGGCCGGACGAGGCGGCCTTATAAATGGCGCGTGGGACCAACAGGTCCCTGCAGAGTGTCAGCCCAGTCCGAAGATCCTAAGGCTCAATGGAAAGCTTGCATGGGAGGTGGCCCACGACCCTCTCCACGTGGACATTGACTATAAGGTCGCTGGCATTGGGCCAGGGATGTCCTTTGCCAACACAATGCTGGCAAAGGACCCCACCATCGGAGTGATTGGTTTGGTCCCATGCGCAGTTGGAGGAACCAAGATAGAAGAGTGGGCGAAAGGGATGAAGTTGTACAACGACATGATCGATCGGACCAAGGCCGCCCTCAAGGACGGAGGGGCTCTCCGGGCTCTCCTATGGTACCAAGGCGAATCTGACACCAAGTTTTTGCAAGATACTGAGGCGTACAAGGCCAATTTCGAAAAGTTCATCACTGACGTGCGTGCCGATTTGCAGATGCCCACATTGCCTGTGGTTCAG GTGATAATAATGTCTGGTGATGGTAAGTTCGTGGAGGAAATGAGAGAAAATCAGCGAGCGATCAAAGTTGAGAACTTGAAGCAAGTGGATTCGAAGGGGCTTGAGCTCAAAACCGACAACGTGCATCTCTCAACCGCGGGGGAGATCAAGCTTGGCCAGATGTTGGCCGACGCCTTCCTCCAATTTTAG
- the LOC121763618 gene encoding probable carbohydrate esterase At4g34215: MFLLIFSLLLASPAAAAADNAAGPKSIFLLAGQSNMSGRGGVVNDTWDGVVPPQCRPDPMILRLNAALTWEEAREALHRDIDAEKTCGVGPGMPFAHLARRRDPGIGVIGLVPCAIGGTNISEWRRGGRLYGQLMARAQAAVLGGGGLIRAVLWYQGESDTTSHEDARLYKRRLERLFNDIRSDLLSPVLPVIQVALASGSGPYVDVIRKAQLELEIPNLRCVDAKGLDLEPDGLHLSTRAQVRLGHMLADAFLGITAPLPVQSSSGHRRCNNFFLDLFLRWIR, translated from the exons ATGTTTCTCCTCATTTTCTCCCTTCTTTTAGCCTCTCCGGCCGCCGCCGCGGCCGACAATGCCGCCGGGCCGAAGAGCATATTCCTCCTCGCCGGCCAGAGCAACATGTCCGGCCGCGGCGGCGTAGTCAACGACACGTGGGACGGAGTCGTGCCGCCCCAGTGCCGCCCCGACCCGATGATCCTCCGCCTCAATGCGGCCCTCACGTGGGAGGAGGCCCGGGAGGCCCTCCACCGGGACATTGACGCCGAGAAGACCTGCGGCGTCGGCCCCGGGATGCCGTTCGCGCACTTGGCGCGGCGGAGGGATCCCGGGATCGGGGTCATCGGGTTGGTCCCCTGCGCCATCGGGGGGACCAACATTAGCGAGTGGAGGCGCGGCGGCCGCCTCTACGGCCAGCTCATGGCCCGAGCCCAGGCCGCCGTGCTAGGTGGCGGTGGGCTGATTCGGGCGGTTTTGTGGTACCAAGGCGAGTCCGACACCACGAGTCACGAGGATGCTAGGTTGTATAAGAGGAGATTGGAGAGGCTTTTTAACGATATCCGGTCGGATTTGCTTTCTCCGGTGCTGCCGGTGATCCAG GTGGCACTAGCATCGGGGTCCGGACCCTACGTGGATGTTATAAGAAAAGCTCAGCTCGAACTCGAAATCCCAAATTTGAGATGTGTAGATGCCAAGGGATTGGATCTCGAGCCGGATGGGCTCCATCTCTCAACTAGAGCCCAAGTCCGGCTCGGGCATATGCTCGCCGACGCCTTCCTCGGGATTACGGCTCCTCTCCCAGTTCAAAGCAGCAGTGGTCACCGGAGGTGCAACAATTTTTTCCTTGACCTCTTTCTTAGATGGATTAGGTAG
- the LOC121764858 gene encoding probable carbohydrate esterase At4g34215, with amino-acid sequence MNPIGWLTFLCCSTIVSCLDQPQNIFILAGQSNMAGRGGLINGAWDQQVPAECQPSPKILRLNGKLAWEVAHDPLHVDIDYKVAGIGPGMSFANTMLAKDPTIGVIGLVPCAVGGTKIEERAKGMKLYNDMIDRTKAALKDGGALRALLWYQGESDTKFLQDTEAYKANFEKFIADVRADLQMPTLPVVQVIIMSGDGKFVEEMRENQRAIKVANLKQVDSKGLELKTDNVHLSTAGEIKLGQMLADAFLQL; translated from the exons ATGAATCCCATTGGTTGGTTAACCTTTTTGTGCTGCTCAACAATTGTGAGCTGCCTTGACCAACCCCAAAACATATTCATATTGGCCGGACAAAGCAACATGGCCGGACGAGGCGGCCTTATAAACGGCGCGTGGGACCAACAGGTCCCTGCAGAGTGCCAGCCCAGTCCGAAGATCCTAAGGCTCAATGGCAAGCTTGCGTGGGAGGTGGCCCACGACCCTCTCCACGTGGACATTGACTATAAGGTCGCTGGCATTGGGCCAGGGATGTCCTTTGCCAACACAATGCTGGCAAAGGACCCCACCATCGGAGTGATTGGTTTGGTCCCATGCGCAGTTGGAGGAACCAAAATAGAAGAGCGGGCGAAAGGGATGAAGTTGTACAACGACATGATCGATCGGACCAAGGCCGCCCTCAAGGACGGAGGGGCTCTCCGGGCTCTCCTATGGTACCAAGGCGAATCCGACACCAAGTTTTTGCAAGATACTGAGGCGTACAAGGCCAATTTCGAAAAGTTCATCGCTGACGTGCGTGCCGATTTGCAGATGCCCACATTGCCTGTGGTTCAG GTGATAATAATGTCCGGTGATGGTAAGTTCGTGGAGGAAATGAGAGAAAATCAGCGAGCGATCAAAGTTGCCAACTTGAAGCAAGTGGATTCGAAGGGGCTTGAGCTCAAAACCGACAACGTGCATCTCTCGACCGCGGGGGAGATCAAGCTTGGCCAGATGTTGGCCGACGCCTTCCTTCAATTATAG
- the LOC121764856 gene encoding probable carbohydrate esterase At4g34215, whose product MNPIGWLTFLCCSTIVSCIDQPQNIFILAGQSNMAGRGGLINGAWDQQVPAECQPSPKILRLNGKLAWEVAHDPLHVDIDYKVAGIGPGMSFANTMLAKDPTIGVIGLVPCAVGGTKIEEWAKGMKLYNDMIDRTKAALKDGGALRALLWYQGESDTKFLQDTEAYKANFEKFITDVRADLQMPTLPVVQVIIMSGDGKFVEEMRENQRAIKVENLKQVDSKGLELKTDNVHLSTAGEIKLGQMLADAFLQF is encoded by the exons ATGAATCCCATTGGTTGGTTAACCTTTTTGTGCTGCTCAACAATTGTGAGCTGCATTGACCAACCCCAAAACATATTCATATTGGCCGGACAAAGCAACATGGCCGGACGAGGCGGCCTTATAAATGGCGCGTGGGACCAACAGGTCCCTGCAGAGTGTCAGCCCAGTCCGAAGATCCTAAGGCTCAATGGAAAGCTTGCGTGGGAGGTGGCCCACGACCCTCTCCACGTGGACATTGACTATAAGGTCGCTGGCATTGGGCCAGGGATGTCCTTTGCCAACACAATGCTGGCAAAGGACCCCACCATCGGAGTGATTGGTTTGGTCCCATGCGCAGTTGGAGGAACCAAGATAGAAGAGTGGGCGAAAGGGATGAAGTTGTACAACGACATGATCGATCGGACCAAGGCCGCCCTCAAGGACGGAGGGGCTCTCCGGGCTCTCCTATGGTACCAAGGCGAATCTGACACCAAGTTTTTGCAAGATACTGAGGCGTACAAGGCCAATTTCGAAAAGTTTATCACTGACGTGCGTGCCGATTTGCAGATGCCCACATTGCCTGTGGTTCAG GTGATAATAATGTCTGGTGATGGTAAGTTCGTGGAGGAAATGAGAGAAAATCAGCGAGCGATCAAAGTTGAGAACTTGAAGCAAGTGGATTCGAAGGGGCTTGAGCTCAAAACCGACAACGTGCATCTCTCAACCGCGGGGGAGATCAAGCTTGGCCAGATGTTGGCCGACGCCTTCCTCCAATTTTAG